TCTTGATCGAAGCGAACAGGAAGGTCTCCTCTTCGTTGGAAGGATTGTCGAGCACGGTGATGTCCTGCTCAGCCTTGCTTCCCAACATCACCAGACCGGTGGCATCGCCACCATCGTCGAGGATCATGTTGGGCGTTCCACCATCACCCCACTCGAGGATGCTGTGGGTGTAATCCCAGTACTCCTCAAGGGTCTCACCCTTGACGGCAAAGACGGGAATTCCACCAGCAGCCATCGCAGCCGCAGCATGATCCTGGGTGGAAAAGATATTGCAGGAGGCCCAGCGCACATCAGCACCGAGCTCGACCAAGGTTTCGATCAGAACAGCTGTCTGAATCGTCATGTGCAAGGAGCCGGCGATCCGGGCTCCCTTCAAGGGCTTCTCCTTGCCGTACTTGGTACGCAATGCCATCAAACCGGGCATTTCGGTCTCAGCAATATCAAGCTCTTTGCGCCCGAAATCGGCTAAACCGATATCCGCAATCACGTAATCCTTTGCGACCTGAAGTTCGGCCGTTGCCGCGGCTGTTGCCACCATATTGAAAAGCTCCCTGGGGAGGATGTGAACGATAAATACTTCGGAGACGCCGAGGCTTCGGGCTCCCTTGTCAGCCAATCTACAGATGAGACAAGGATCCTTGACGATCTCGAGGCCACAAAAGACCTTGGCCGGAGGTTGGCAGCGCGCCTTCAACCAAATGACATCGTGCTGCTAGAGGGACCCCTCGGTGCAGGCAAAACCTCTCTGGTGCAAGGCCTTGCCGAGGCTCTAGGAATCCAAGAACCAATCACCAGCCCCACCTTCGCGCTTGCTCAGCACTACCCCGAAGGAACCCCCCCTCTCATCCATCTCGACCTTTACCGGCTCGAGCAAGCTGCCGCAGCAGACGATCTTTTCCTTCAAGAGGAAGAAGAGGCAAACGCAATAGGAGCCTTGCTTGTAGTGGAGTGGCCGGAGCGGCTCAGCCTTTCCCTTCCAGACGCCTGGATCTTGGATCTCAGCTATGCCGCGAGCGGCGGACGAATCGCCACTCTTCAGATGCCAAGCAAGCCGGCCGATGACGAATCACCGTACAAGACTTAGTTATGTCATGAGGCTCGGCTGAGACGATGCACCCTGAAGCTCAAGGCGAACAGCGGATCAACGTTCTGCGTTGGTTTCTGCTTGGAGGATGGTTGATTCTGCTTGTGATGATGGTGGTGCCCACGGGATCCGTGGCTCGCCCTGACATCTGCAGCGACTTCAAGATCTGCAGCGACAGCTTCGCGAACGACATCTTCTGGAATATCGGCCTGCCTGCTGTGTTGCTCTGCATAGTGTTCAGCCATGCACTTTGGCGCCGCATTTGCCCACTCTCCTTCGTCTCCCAACTTGCCAAAGCCCTTGGAGCGCAGCGCACCATTACCGATACGCGCGGCAAACAAAAACTGGTTTTCGTTGATGAATCCTCTTGGCTTGGCCGTCATCACATCCAGCTGCAGTGGGGCCTGCTGATCACCGGTCTAAGCATGAGAATCCTCATCGCAAACAGCAATGGCATCGTGCTTGCCGTGATGTGTGGGGCTGCTCTTCTCGGGGCGCTCATCACAGGATGGGCTTACGCTGGCAAGTCGTGGTGTCAGTACGTCTGCCCCTTTGGGGTGGCACAGCAAGTGATTACCGGTCCGCGGAGCCTTCCTGGTCGGGATGCCCATCTCAACCCAACATCACGAACCACTCAGTCGATGTGCCGCACAAAGGCGGGAGACGCGGGGCAGGCCGATGTCAGTGCCTGTGTGGCCTGCATCAAACCATGCATGGACATTGATGCGGAGCGCCATTACTGGGCCAATCTCCAGAAGAAGCGAGGACTCAACTGGGCCTGGTATTCCTATCCAGGCTTAGTAATCAGCTTCTTTTTACTCATCGAAAGTTACGCCCCTACAGACACAGAATTTGCGAACCTCGACTATCTCAAAAGCCACCTCTATACCTACGACAACCGCTTGGCCTCTATGGCCTGGGATTCCATTTTTCCGTATGGCTGGCCCACGTTTCCAAGGCTGATCGCCGTTCCCATCATCATCTCGGCCGCCGCCGTGATCTCCCAGCTCCTATTTCGGCAGCTAGAGCACTGGCAGGAAGACCTCTTCCGGCAAAACGAACATCCAGATGCCAAGGCAATCGCAATCCATAGAACCCGCTTGCTGAGCACCGTCATCGCGGTGAATAGCTATTTCATCTTCAAGGGAAGCCCGTTGCCGTGGATGGGACCACATGGGCATGCCGTATTCAGGCTGGTGGTGATGGCAATCATGGCCATGTGGCTCTATCGGGGTTGGAACCGCAATCAACAGCTCTATGAACGTGAAAGCACAAGCACAAGCTTGCGCAAGCAATTGATCAAACTTGGGGATCAGCTCTCCGATCTGCTCGGAGGGCGTCGTCTGAAGGATCTAAGCCCAACTGAGGTCTTCACCTTGGCAAAAGCACTTCCCGCCAAGGCCAAGAGCGAAAGACGATCCATCTACAGCAACGTCTTGAAAGAACAATTGGAGCAGGGACGCCTTGATCGACGCACGGCCTTAGTGCAACTCGAGGAGCTCCGCCTCAGTCTTGGCCTGACCCAAGACGAGCACCGCGCTGCCATTGAAGTACTGGTGGCAGAAAATCCAAAACTGCAAGAACTCAGCGCGATGGATCTTGCTGGCCTGGAGCTCCGCTGCAGTGCCGCCATGGAAGAAATTGAAAATCTGCTTCGTATCAGCCACTGCACAACGATCACACCGGAACGCATCCCAGACGCTTTAAATCAAGAACTCGAGCGTATCCGGATCGAAAGTGGCCTTGACAACGAGAGCTGGCAAGAAACGGTCCTTGAATTCTCCCCCAACTCAAATCGCAGTGAACGAGAGCTCAAACACCTTTACAAGGCAATTGAAATCCATCTCAGCGAACGCTGGGTCCTTCGTCAAAGAAGTCAGGACAACCCGCTTCTTCTCCCTCTACTTCTGAGCATCGACAAACACATTGCGAGGCTGATGCCGTCCTTAGTCGAGCTTCAGCAGCGCATCCTGGTTGCACGTTCTACTGAATGTCTCAAATCTGATCAGCTGAGCCTGCTTGCTTCAGTCCCTGAAAGCGTGCTCACCTTCCTAAGCAGTGAAGACAACACAACGCTTGCGCTTCGGCATTGGTTGACTGACCAACCCAAAGCCACACTGGATTTTCAAAACCTGCCAACAGCGCAAGAAGTTCTGGAAAGCCTTGCCAAGACATCCTTCGATCCCTCCACACGTCATTGGGCCAACGCGGTACTACTCCGTCAAACCCCAAACGGGAGCGAAGACCTAGCAGAACTATTGAAAGTACCAGCTGGACAAAAGCTGCTGAGCCTGCTGGAGCCAAGAACATTGAGCAGACTTCCCAAAATCAGCACCCTTAAGACCTGGATTCCAGGAGAAGAAATCAAGCTTCCAGAAGACGGCGTTGCCATTTTGCTGAAAGGTGGCTGTGAGCTCAACAGCCAAACTCTGGTGTTGGCACCAGCAACCAGCAATACACCTCTGAGCTTTCTCGGGTTACTGGATTACCTGGGTGGTGCAGGCACGAGTGGAAGCCGTCACGATCATCGAGCCACTCACTTGGGCCTTATGGCCCTGACCTTCGATGGGCCAGCCTTTCGAGAGCTACTGGATGTAGCCCCTGTGCTTGAAGTGGAACTAACCCGTCAATTGGCCTGGGCCTGCAGTCCAAAAACAAAACTGCAGCTTCACTGAAATCAGATCAGGCTTCCGCCGGCCTTGAGCATTGTGCGATCACGTAATCCACTCCCAAAACCGTGCAGGACACAACGAGTGCAGGAATCAAAGGCAGACAGCCCCCCTGAAACACCTCCGGAATTACGCCCATTGCAAAACCCAGCAAAACGGCTTCCCCCCCAATCACCGACAACATCGCCCCAACAACGGACCAGCGCAGGCCATAGACCGCCCCCACCAACATCGGGAACAGCAGGGCGAGCCCCGAAAAGGCATGGGTTGCCAGCGAAAGAATCGCCTCCGGCGGACGAAGGGCGATCACCAGACCCGCAACCGCAAGGGCGATCACCACAAGCTGCCCAACACGCACTTGCTCCGACAAAGACGCTTGCGGGCGCCAATACCTTTTATATAAGTCGCGAGTCAGCATCGACGACAGGGCCAACAATTGCGAATCCAAAGTGGACATAAACGCAGCCAAGGCCCCCACCATCACGATTCCCGTTAACCACTCCGGGCTGTAATGCCCAAGCATCAAGGGCATGATCTGATCGGATGCGCGACCTACCAGATCGGGGAAGGCCAGATGCCCCCACATCCCAATCATCACGGGACAGACAAACAGCACTCCCGCCACGACGGGGTAAATCACCATCGACTGTTTCAGCGAGCGATCATCCCCAGCAGCGAAAAAACGCATCAACATCTGCGGAAACATCGGAAGACATAACGGCCAAAGGAGCAAGTAACTCGCCATCATTCGAGGCGTAAAAAAATCATTGCGTCCAGCCCCACTAAAGAGATCAGGAAGCTGTTGCAAAAGCGTGCGATTTGCGGTTTGAACCCCACCAACACCTTTGGCCACAGCGACAAAAGCCATCAGCATCAGCAAAAACATCAGCACTCCTTGAAGCACATCGGTACGCGCAACAGCACGCATACCGCCACCAACGACATAAAGCACAATCACAACCGTGAGCAGCACTGCTCCCACTGCAAAAGGCACGGCGCCTCCCGTGAGACTCTCAAGCAAATACCCTGCGCCCAAAGGCTGCAGAGCCAAATAGGGAAGGGTGAACAACACCATGACCACAAGCACCAACAGACGCAGCCCTTCCCCAGGGAGGAGATGGCCGATCAATTCGGACGGAGTGATCAGGCCAT
This Synechococcus sp. WH 8016 DNA region includes the following protein-coding sequences:
- a CDS encoding 4Fe-4S binding protein yields the protein MHPEAQGEQRINVLRWFLLGGWLILLVMMVVPTGSVARPDICSDFKICSDSFANDIFWNIGLPAVLLCIVFSHALWRRICPLSFVSQLAKALGAQRTITDTRGKQKLVFVDESSWLGRHHIQLQWGLLITGLSMRILIANSNGIVLAVMCGAALLGALITGWAYAGKSWCQYVCPFGVAQQVITGPRSLPGRDAHLNPTSRTTQSMCRTKAGDAGQADVSACVACIKPCMDIDAERHYWANLQKKRGLNWAWYSYPGLVISFFLLIESYAPTDTEFANLDYLKSHLYTYDNRLASMAWDSIFPYGWPTFPRLIAVPIIISAAAVISQLLFRQLEHWQEDLFRQNEHPDAKAIAIHRTRLLSTVIAVNSYFIFKGSPLPWMGPHGHAVFRLVVMAIMAMWLYRGWNRNQQLYERESTSTSLRKQLIKLGDQLSDLLGGRRLKDLSPTEVFTLAKALPAKAKSERRSIYSNVLKEQLEQGRLDRRTALVQLEELRLSLGLTQDEHRAAIEVLVAENPKLQELSAMDLAGLELRCSAAMEEIENLLRISHCTTITPERIPDALNQELERIRIESGLDNESWQETVLEFSPNSNRSERELKHLYKAIEIHLSERWVLRQRSQDNPLLLPLLLSIDKHIARLMPSLVELQQRILVARSTECLKSDQLSLLASVPESVLTFLSSEDNTTLALRHWLTDQPKATLDFQNLPTAQEVLESLAKTSFDPSTRHWANAVLLRQTPNGSEDLAELLKVPAGQKLLSLLEPRTLSRLPKISTLKTWIPGEEIKLPEDGVAILLKGGCELNSQTLVLAPATSNTPLSFLGLLDYLGGAGTSGSRHDHRATHLGLMALTFDGPAFRELLDVAPVLEVELTRQLAWACSPKTKLQLH
- the tsaE gene encoding tRNA (adenosine(37)-N6)-threonylcarbamoyltransferase complex ATPase subunit type 1 TsaE, producing the protein MNDKYFGDAEASGSLVSQSTDETRILDDLEATKDLGRRLAARLQPNDIVLLEGPLGAGKTSLVQGLAEALGIQEPITSPTFALAQHYPEGTPPLIHLDLYRLEQAAAADDLFLQEEEEANAIGALLVVEWPERLSLSLPDAWILDLSYAASGGRIATLQMPSKPADDESPYKT
- a CDS encoding sodium:solute symporter family protein, which produces MTTTLISALISLVVYLLALLWLGAQSLGGQTNSADSYFLADRRLRAGVLFFTLIATNFSAFFFLGFAGAGYRIGIAYYPMMAFGTGLAALSFGSLGCRVRRLSAQHGLITPSELIGHLLPGEGLRLLVLVVMVLFTLPYLALQPLGAGYLLESLTGGAVPFAVGAVLLTVVIVLYVVGGGMRAVARTDVLQGVLMFLLMLMAFVAVAKGVGGVQTANRTLLQQLPDLFSGAGRNDFFTPRMMASYLLLWPLCLPMFPQMLMRFFAAGDDRSLKQSMVIYPVVAGVLFVCPVMIGMWGHLAFPDLVGRASDQIMPLMLGHYSPEWLTGIVMVGALAAFMSTLDSQLLALSSMLTRDLYKRYWRPQASLSEQVRVGQLVVIALAVAGLVIALRPPEAILSLATHAFSGLALLFPMLVGAVYGLRWSVVGAMLSVIGGEAVLLGFAMGVIPEVFQGGCLPLIPALVVSCTVLGVDYVIAQCSRPAEA